In Porites lutea chromosome 1, jaPorLute2.1, whole genome shotgun sequence, a single genomic region encodes these proteins:
- the LOC140952064 gene encoding dichloromethane dehalogenase-like translates to MAPAVSLFIKKTCVSCRVVWLYLKENEIPFVLVDVEENKPPDFANVSPLGLVPLLQDGDLTIYGSQAIIFYLAEKFSNYVSFGKGDERPHVESVIHWAATTLLRDVGNNYVYPSLNQAEDALSKRANISLVEFAKTEVKFHLNTLEKHYLSQRKYLCSTAAPTLADSWTVMVLSLLELVSFDLTQWPKTKAWMCSVKSRSDYVDVSYSHEDMVRKCVCSSRNGVPDQTKI, encoded by the exons ATGGCGCCCGCAGTGTCGTTGTTTATAAAGAAAACTTGCGTTTCCTGTCGTGTTGTGTGGCTGTATTTAAAAGAG AATGAAATTCCATTTGTACTGGTTGATGTAGAGGAAAACAAGCCACCAGATTTTGCAAATGTAAGTCCTCTTGGTTTGGTTCCACTGCTACAAGATGGAGATCTCACTATTTATGGAAG CCAAGCCATAATATTTTACTTGGCAGAGAAGTTTTCGAACTATGTAAGCTTTGGAAAAGGTGATGAAAGACCGCATGTGGAGTCCGTTATACACTGGGCAGCAACCACACTTCTAAG gGACGTCGGAAATAACTACGTTTATCCAAGTTTAAACCAAGCAGAAGACGCTTTATCCAAGAGAGCCAACATATCTCTAGTTGAGTTCGCAAAGACTGAGGTGAAGTTCCATCTGAATACCCTAGAAAAACACTATTTGTCTCAGCGTAAGTATCTCTGCAGCACAGCCGCTCCCACGCTTGCAGACAGTTGGACAGTCATGGTTTTGTCGCTGCTAGAACTGGTCTCTTTTGATCTCACTCAGTGGCCAAAAACAAAGGCATGGATGTGCTCTGTGAAGTCAAGAAGTGATTATGTAGATGTGAGTTACAGCCACGAAGACATGGTGCGAAAGTGTGTGTGTAGCTCGAGGAACGGTGTCCCCGATCAAACGAAGATCTGA